One window from the genome of Musa acuminata AAA Group cultivar baxijiao chromosome BXJ1-4, Cavendish_Baxijiao_AAA, whole genome shotgun sequence encodes:
- the LOC135647895 gene encoding eukaryotic translation initiation factor 4E-1-like, whose product MAVENGDGGMGNATSEAADAEVERLEAEDEEIVGDSPPSGMEQRRAGREDEEGAGDGVDGGGERRKQMAIHPLEHSWTFWFDNPSGKSKQVAWGSSIRPVHTFSTVEDFWGLYNNINRPSKLAIGADFHCFKYGIEPKWEDPVCANGGKWTLSCSRGKVDNLWLHTLLAMIGEQFDHGDYICGAVVNVRAKQEKISIWTRNGLDAAAQTSIGRQWKEHLDYNETIGFILHDDAKKHDRFAKSTYQV is encoded by the exons ATGGCGGTCGAGAACGGCGACGGAGGGATGGGAAATGCCACTTCGGAGGCGGCGGACGCGGAAGTGGAGAGGCTGGAAGCAGAGGACGAGGAAATTGTGGGGGATTCCCCACCTTCGGGGATGGAGCAGCGGAGGGCAGGGAGGGAGGACGAGGAGGGCGCCGGCGACGGAGTAGATGGCGGCGGTGAACGGCGGAAGCAGATGGCGATCCACCCGTTGGAACACTCTTGGACTTTCTGGTTCGACAATCCCTCAGGGAAATCCAAACAGGTCGCTTGGGGCAGTTCCATCCGACCCGTCCACACCTTCTCCACTGTCGAAGATTTCTGGGG TCTCTACAATAATATAAATCGTCCCAGCAAGTTGGCTATTGGAGCAGACTTCCATTGCTTCAAATATGGAATAGAGCCCAAGTGGGAGGACCCTGTATGTGCCAATGGAGGAAAATGGACACTGAGCTGCTCTAGAGGAAAAGTTGATAATTTATGGTTACACACT TTGTTGGCTATGATTGGCGAGCAATTTGACCATGGTGATTATATTTGTGGGGCAGTTGTGAATGTACGAGCTAAGCAGGAAAAAATTTCCATCTGGACTAGAAATGGTCTAGATGCAGCTGCTCAG ACAAGCATTGGGAGGCAATGGAAGGAGCATTTGGATTACAACGAGACCATTGGCTTTATTCTTCAT GATGACGCAAAAAAACATGATAGATTTGCCAAGAGTACATATCAAGTATGA